DNA sequence from the Ruminococcus albus 7 = DSM 20455 genome:
AAACACTGGTGACCGATGATTACGGTCCACAGAGCTTCCCGATGTTTGCCACACCTACAGCTAACGGTGATCATATGGTGGATATCGGTTTCAATGTAATATCCATGAGCAATAACCATGTATTGGATATGGGCGGTGACGGACTTATCAGCAGTCTTGATTACTGGGACAGCAAGGATGTAGTCCATTACGGTGCTTATCGTGACGAGGCAGACAGCGAGAATATCCGCATTAAGGAAGTAAACGGTATAACTTTTGCTTTCCTTGGATATATGGAGCATACCAACGGTTATTATATTGAAGACGGCGAGCCGGGCAAGGTGATATACCTTGAAAATGAGGATATAGTTGAACGTCAGGTAAGGGCGGCTAACGAGCTTGCTGATGTTGTTGTAGTAAGCTGTCATTTCGGCACCGAGATAGAAAATGAGCTGAATTCAGTTCAGGAAACAATGGCGCCCAGACTGGTAGAATGGGGAGCAGACCTCATTATCGGAACACAGGCGCATACCATAAACACCTGCAATTATATCGATAAGCCCGACGGTGGAAAGGCTTTCTGTTACTACGGACTTGGTAATTTCATATCGACTATGTATGATCTGCGTGCACCTGTAGGTATCATAGGTAAACTGAATGTCGTGAAGGATCCCGAAACAGGCACTATCAGCTTTGAAAACGTAAAGGCTATACCTATAATATCCCACTTTGAAGCTGAAAGCTATGACGGTGACTGGTATAACTGTGCTGAGTATCCCTATAAGGATTACACCGACGATATGTTTGAGAAAAACTATATCGAAGGCTTTAACAGGCAGTGTGTAGAGGATTGTCTGAGCTATATCCCCGATGAATTCCTCAGTATAGAGTAAGTTCAAGGCTGTGTGACGTAAGATCATGCAGCCTTATTTCTATGATGAATAAATACAGCAATTATTATTAATAAAAAGCTTTCTGTCTGCTGACTTTCAAGGAATAATATACATATCAAATCAATTCACTGAAAGTTAAGCCGGATAATCAATAAAAGAATAAGAATATTACACATCGCAGTTTTTTTCTATTGCTTTTTTAGGCAGAATGTATTAAAATATATTACAAGAGAAGTAGCACAGAAAACAACTGATGCTTTCATTTATTTATATTATTCAGACTTATCAGGGAGGTATTCGCCAATGAAATTTGCTGACGGATTCTGGCTCAATCAGAGAGGTTATGAGGTCAACTACATGGTACAGGCGTACGATGTGGTTGAAATAGAGAACGGATTCATGGTAGTGGCAACACCGTTTTCGGGCAAGGAGAGATACAAGCTGCTGGGCAGTGCAAATCTTGAGATAACTTACACTTCTGAATTTGAAAATGTTATAAGGGTGAATATGACTCACCACAAGGGATACAAGGATAACGGACCCCATTTTGTACTTAACAAGGGCAGTTTCAAACCTGTTGTTAATATAACCGAACATGAGGCAGTGCTTGTATCCGGAGATACTAAGGTAGTAGTATCGAGAGATGACTGGAATGTTTCATATTTTTATAAGGATAAGAAACTCACAAGCGGCGGCTGGAGAAGCACAGGTGTTATCAAGGAGAGCGCATTCAAGCAGCAGGCGAGAATGGCTGTTCAGGCTGATGACACTTTCTGGAGCTATCCCGCTGACCCTCACAAGACTTATATCAGAGAACAGCTTGATACCTCCGTGGGCGAGTACTTCTACGGTTTCGGTGAGAAGTTCACCACTTTCACCAAAAACGGTCAGAATGTTGAGATATGGAACGCCGACGGCGGCACCTGTTCCGACCAAAGCTACAAGAGCGTGCCTTTCTATGTATCCTCCCGCGGCTACGGCATATTCGTAAATTCTACCGATAAGGTCAGCTTTGAGGTCTGCTCGGATACAGTATCAAAGGTAAGTTTCACCCTGCCGGGCGAGAATATGGAGTATTTCGTATTCGGCGGCGAGAACCTCACCGAGGTAATGAAAGGTTATACCGACCTTACAGGCAAGCCCTCACTTCCTCCTGCATTTTCCTTCGGTCTGTGGCTGACATCCTCCTTCACCACAAGCTATGATGAAGCTACCATTACAGGCTTCATAGACGGCATGGCTGAAAGGGATATACCTCTCCAGGTCTTCCACTTTGACTGCTTCTGGATGAAAGGTCTGGAATGGTGCAATTTCGAGTGGGATACCGAACAGTTCCCCGACCCCGAAGGTCTTCTGAAAAGACTTCACGAGACCAAGGGCTTGAAGACCTGCGTATGGATAAATCCCTATGTTGGTCAGCGTTCACGCCTTTTCGATGAGGGCATGGAACATGGCTACTTTATCAAGAATACCGACGGTTCGGTGTTCCAGTGTGATGAATGGCAGCCGGGTATGGCGATAGTTGACTTCACCAATCCCGATGCCTGCAAGTGGTACGCAGGATATCTCCGCAAGCTGTGCGAAATGGGCGTTGACACATTCAAGACCGATTTCGGCGAAAGGATACCCACCCGCGATGTGGTCTACCATAACGGTGCCGACCCTATCAAGATGCACAACTTCTATACATACCTTTATAATGAGTGCGTATTCAATGTGCTGAAAGAGTACTACGGCGAAAACAAGGCGTGCTTGTTTGCAAGGTCTGCTACCGCAGGCGGACAGAAATTCCCCGTACACTGGGGCGGCGACTGCTCAGGCAATTACAATTCAATGGCAGAAGTCGTAAGAGGCTGTCTCAGCCTTTGCATCTCGGGATTCGGTTATACCTCCCATGATATGGCAGGCTTTGAAGCTACCGCTACCCCCGATATCTACAAAAGATGGGCGGCATTCGGTCTGTTCTCCACCCATTCAAGACTTCACGGCAACCAGTCCTACCGCGTGCCGTGGCTGTTTGATGAGGAAAGCTGCGATGTTTTGCGCTTCTTCACCAAGAAAAAAGGCGAGCTCATGCCATACATATGGTCGCAGGCTATCAAGACCCATGAGGTCGGCGTGACTATGATGAGGGCTATGGTCATAGATTTTGCAGATGACCCTGCTTGTCTGACTCTTGACAGACAGTATATGCTTGGCGATAATATCCTCGTTGCCCCCATACTCAACGAAGATGGCATAGCCCAGTACTACGTGCCCGAGGGCAGATGGACAGATATCATCACAGGCAAGGTATTCGAGGGCGGCAGATGGTACACCCACAAGTGCAGCTATTTCGAGATACCTGCCCTTGCAAGACCTAACAGCATAATCGCTTACGGCAACTTCAAGAGGGATATTGAGTACGATTATCTGGACGGTACCAACTTCACCATATACGAACCCGAGGACGGAAAGACTATTCTTTGCCCAATATACGACACCGAAACCAACAAGGTATTCGAGCTGAAAGCAACCAGAATCGGCAATAAGATCGAGTGTGAATATACCGATACAAAGGCAGGCTTCAGGATAAGTGTTGCTAACACCGATAAATGTGCTGAAGTCACCCCCGCTGCAGGAAACGGCAAGGTCATCATCGAACTGTAACAAAAGAAAAAAGCTCGGAGAGCGTTATGCTTTCCGAGCTTTGCTTATTTATCTTTCATATGCACATCCAACTGCTCAAAAGGAATTTGTATACCGTTTTCATCAAAGGCTTCTTTGACTTTCTGCAGCATATCCCAGCGTGTCTGCCAGTAATTCTCGGTCTTTACCCATGAACGGGTGAGTATGATAACAGCATGAGTGCCGTGTTCACCGATGACTACCAGTGGCTTGGCAGGTACCGAAAGTATCCTGTCATCAGCCTGAAGCACACCCCTTACGATCTCCATGACCTTCTTGTGATCCTCCGAGTAGGATATGGGGAATTTCAGTTCGATACAACGGTTCTTTTCAGCTGTGCAGTTTGTCACCGAACTTTTTGAAGCTATACTGTTTGGGATATATACCGCCTTGTTTTCAATGGTATTCAGCTTTGTATAAAGCATGGTTATCATATCAACAGTACCTTCATCGCTGCCTATGGTTATGTAATCACCACAGCGGAAGGGTTTGGCGAACAGTATCAGGAATCCTCCTGCAACGTTTGAAAGGCTGTCCTGCAAAGCAAGACCTATGGCGATACCGGCAGTTCCGATCGCTGCAAGTATAGATGACATAGGTACTTTCATAGCTGAAAGCGCACTAACAGCCACGATCACGGTTATTACCACCTTGACCATGGACATCAGGAATTTGTGTACCGTAGCATCAACGTGTTTTAACTTCAAAGCTTTGCCCATGAGCCGCAGAGTAACTGTCTGCGCTAAATAGCCGCCTGCAAGGATTATACACGCAGCCAGCAGGTTGGGCAGCATATCTTCAAGACGTATAAGAAATCTGTCAAGCATATTATCACCTCATAATTATCAGTTATTTTTAGCCTGTGTCGAACTATTTATACAGGTATTATAGCATAAATTTTATAAAAAGTAAACCCGACGAGAAAAAATATCGCAGCAACAGTGCCGTAAATTAATCAGATACTTTCCGGTAATACCAACAATGCGAGGTCTATACCAGACGGTACGAGCGTGTACCATTGTATATGACTGTATTTTCTGATATGCGTAAAGATTGCCGGCTCATAGACCCGAGGACGAGGTATGACCGCCCGTAGTACGTCCATATAAAATCAATCACCCGCTAGTGTTTTAGAAATCTGCCTTTTCGTAATTTAGTAAAAAAACATCGTTTTTCGATAAAAAAGTATTGACAAACAGCCTGAGGTGTGTTATAATGATGTCACGTTAAAAATTCAAGCAAATTTCTAAAATGGAGTGATGATATGATGAAAAATTATTCGCTGGAGATAATTGATGGTCTGATATGTTCCATGTTTTTTAATGCCACTGTGTTTCTGGGTGCCGCGATCTCATTAACAGCTATTTATATTTGCTGTGCTCTTTTTGGCATATATTTCCTTTGGAGAGTGCTCTGTTATAATTCAATAAAGCCTTTTCTGGTCTTTTTGGTTTCGGGTGCATTGTTTACCGTAATAGGGTTTGTGCTCTCGCTTTTTATACCGGTATTCTATTTTCTGTTTACCATTTTTCATCCCCATTGCGGAGAGCCAAATGCTGGCGACGGATTAGGCGTGCTTATCAGTTTATATTTCCATGCTGATGTATGTATAGCAATTTCAATGATCGGAGCTATCAAGATCATGATCAAGAACAGGATAGCAAGTAAAAAACAGATGGAGTGATAATATGGAGAAAAAATCCAATAAGACGCTCATGTACGTTTATGTCATTTATGTTCTCGCTGTTTGCTGCTTTGCAGTGTACTATTCGTGCTTTCGCATCGATTGCGAGCGGGTGAGCGAGGAATTTTGCCTTGACCTTACCGACTATGTGAAGCTTGTGAGCTATAAAGACGACAGTTTTCTTATTGCGATAGACACTGAGCTTGTTGTCGAAGTCGATGACGCGGAGAGCTTTATGAGAAACAACATAAAGTGCGGTATCGAAAAAGGATACCCCGGAAGCGGAGAAGATTACAAATACAGCGACGGCAAACTGATATACATAAGGATAGTACCGTTTGACGGAAAATATCACGTTCATTTAAGTCACAAGGAATAAGGAGAAAATTATGAAACAGTCAAAAAAACGTAAAATTGTTAACATAGCGATCTTCGCCGCAATTCTCATGGGCAGAGGCTTTTCTTGGGAAGATATCTTTGCATACGCCGCAGGAAGCATACTCAACGTCATCGCAGCGTTTTGTCTGAGAGCTTTTCATACAGACTGACTAATGCACCATGCCGTGTGAAGAACCAAATACGACCGTAACGCAGTACGTTTACAGATAGAATAGGAGATAACTTATGATATATACAAATAGACAACGTTTGAAGAAAATTATTCGTTCAGTATTAGCAGTGATCTTGTTTTTATATCTTGGCTTTATGGCTTATGGCATAATTATCCATACAGTGTGTGGTAGGAAGCTTCATGAAAAAACGACCTTTACCGATCAGGAAAAAGAGATTCTTTGGTCAGAGTTAGGCTTGGAATACATTGATCTGGATATAAGCAAAGCATATTACTCATATTATAACAGAGATCATAAAAGAGTTGTAGAACTGATTGTTGTTTCAGAAGGATTTGACAGCATTGACGAGGAAATCGAATATTTAAAACAGTTCAAAGGGAATGAAAATGTCCATCAAGGACAGGAAAACTACAATATATACGGTATAGCATATAATACCGACAAAAATCATAGTAATCGATTGATAGAATGTACCACTTACAGAGAAGAGAAAGGAAAATACTACCTGAAATTTATTAAAAATGAAGCTGAACACAGTGGAAATAATACTATTTTATATGAGGTGTTTGGTTTTAATGATGAATAATAATGCTTTATATTGCTTTTGACAACCAAGGAATTAAATACTTACACGGCATATATTTGTAATGGGGAAACGAGGAGATGTATTATTTGAAGAAGACTACAAAGAATGTAAAATTGACGAGAATGGTTATAATGCTGGTCCTATTGATTAGTGCATTTGACATAGCATGGTTCTATTATCAGAAAAATATAAAATACTACCGAATTGATAATTTATCAAGTGATTCAACCGAAAAAATTTTACGAATGATCGGCATAGATAATTTGAACGGAGAAAAAGCAGTAGCCATCGAAACCAGAATGCATTCCGGTGATGGGTATAATCTCATTGAAATGAAAATTGACGATATCGATTCGTTTGTTGAAAATAATGATGTAATAGAAACTGTAATAAATGTCAATTGTAATTTATGGGATAGAAACTCAAAGTGTTATCCTAAGAATTGTAATTATTGCGCATTGATTATTGATGATAATAAATACTACATTGCAGTTAAAAATCATAGACCTGAACATGGAACGGAACTAATGGATTATTTTTTTGAACTATATAATAATTTGTGATCAGCCAGCGTAATGAGTAAATCTCAAATTCTGTGTAAACACTACTATCGTTTGAGGAAAGTTCGCGAACAAAATGTATGGAACCGGCACCGTCTATTGTGCCATTGGCTGTTCCTCGCCCTAAAGGGAGAACTGTTACTGCGATGAATTTTCGAAATCAAGGAGGAGTTAAATGCTACACCTATAATGATAACGGAAAATACTACCTGAAATTTATTAAAAATGAAGCCGAACACAGTGGAAATGATACTATTTTAGATTAGGTGTTTGGCATTGATGATTCAGGCAAATAGTAAACCAGATCGCTTCCAAGCTATACCAAAAATACCACTCGTATCGAAAATATGCCACCGTATACGGTCGTATAATTTCGTATACCGTGGTATATCTGTTGACAACCTGTGAACATTGTGGTATAATCTGCTTGGATAAAAATGATCATCACAGCCAAAGGAATGAATATTATGCGCAGATATTATGCGAAATTTTGTGATCACTACGAAAGCTTACAAACAGAGACCGCTTGGCTTAAACTGTTTGTACCATACTTTTTATGGTGGACGTTCTATCTTGTGGTACTTTTACCCATCATCAAGTATATCATTGAAGTCCTCATAAAGCACAAGGAATACAGCGGAAACAATATCGGTTACGCCATAGCCGTATCACTGTTTTTCAGTGTCGCTGTGTCGGGTATAAAAAGCTATGGCAATCGTAAAAAGAAAAAATCAGAACAATAACTCTGATATGAAAGGAAAGATCATCATGCGCGGTTACTTCAAAAAACTGGATGCTGAGACCAACTGGTTTAAGATGTTTGTCCCGATATTTATAATAATGACAGTCGCACTTTTGATACTTTTGTCTGCCATTGGATATATCCATGATGCCCTTATCATGAATAAAGCTTTTTCAGGAATAAATGTCAGCTTTGCTGTCTGTGTAGCCCTGATATTCAGTGCTGTTTACGCAGGTATCGTAAGTTCTTCAAATCTTAAGAAGAAGCAGGACAATAAATGATAAGACAGCCCTATGCCCCGAAGTTTTTCGCTTCGGGGCATTTGTTTCATATACATCTTGAAATCCCGATCAGAATGTGTTATAATATGATCATGAGTTTGTTTAGCCTAACCACAAGACATTTATAACAAATAATTATTTAGGAAAGAAAGGATAGATCATGACAAGTAAAGAGTATAAAGAACTGTCGGTCAAGGAATTCACCAAAGCCGCTGAGATCTACGAATCTGACAATGCAGGTGTATATAATATGTGCAAGAAAGATTATCCCGATGTGTTGGCGGAGATCGAAAAAGAACCGTTTAATGACCTACTGGACTGCGGCTGCGGAACAGGTCCGATGCTGACGCTGCTGCACAGGAAATACCCCGACAAGCGTTATACGGGTATCGACCTGACTCCAAAAATGATAGAAATTGCCAAACGAAAGAAGATGAAAGGTGTGGAACTGGTAGTCGGTGACTGCGAAAACCTGCCTTTTGATGATGATTCTTTCGATGTGGTGATCTGTTGTGAGAGCTTTCATCACTATCCGAATCCCGGTGACTTTTTTTCAAGCGTTTATCGTGTTCTTCGACCTAATGGCAGGCTGATACTTCGCGATATGACAATGAGTTCGGATGCAGTGCGGTGGTTCTGCAACAATATTGAAATGCCGCTGATACATCTTGCAGGCAAGGGTGATGTACGTATCTACGGCAGAGAGGATATCCGGAAGCTGTGCAAAAACGCGCGACTAAAAATGGAATCCTTTGAAAAACGGGGCTTCTGCCGTATGCACTGTGTCGCAAGAAAGGTGCAGAAGACTGAAGATCAGTACGAAAGCATTGAAAGCTCCTATAAGAAGTCACGAAATATATATGACGATGTACTGACACAGGATAAATGGTGGAGCAAGCTGTATATGAATTTATTCTGGAATGGTGTGGACGACAACAAGATAGCGGAAAAGGTTCTTTCGTACATCCCGGATGATTTTTCGGGCAGACTGCTGGACGTGCCGGTAGGAACTGCTGTTTTCACACACAAGAAGTATTCATCATTGAAAAATGCAGATATAACCTGCCTTGACTACAGTGAGGATATGCTTGCGCAGGCTCGTGAACGAATGGGCAATATTGATAATGTTAAACTTGTGCAGGGGGATGTCGGAAAACTACCCTACAGGAACGGATCATTTGATATTGTACTCAGTATGAACGGATTTCATGCTTTCCCTGATAAAAGTGCGGCTTTTCGTGAAACTTTCCGTGTACTGAAAAAGGGCGGAAAATTCATAGCTTGTTTTTACATAAAGGGTGAATCAAAGATAACTGATTGTCTTGTACGAAATTTCCTCGCCAAAAAAGGCTGGTTCACACCGCCTTTCGATACAGTTGAAAAGCTTAAAAGACGTTTGCAAAAGGTCTATGCTATTACTGATCTCAGAGTAGAAGGCTCGATAGTGTACTTTTGTGCGGTCAAAAGATAGTGATGTGTTTTTCAAGGACGGAAAAATACGGCATATAACGCCAAGACCTTGGAACATTGATCTGATATGAAGGGCTTTGCAGATAATGCAAAGCCGTTTTCTTTGTCTTATCAAGAGCAATATGTCTGTGATCATTTATCGAAAAAGACAAGCATAACAAAAACGGCGAAAATACGCTGAGAAAAAATATAAAAAATAGTCTTTTTCTACCGGATGAGACCGAATAATTATGAATCAGACAGATAAAGTTTATGCAAAATACTTCTTTAGTGTCGCCGGATTCCCCTATAAACCGACGTTTTACTGTGGTACTTCGGAAAATATTAAAAAAAATAAAAAATTGCTGAAAAGGTCTTGTAATTTTCTTGGATTTGGTGTATAATCAATATGTATGTTGAATAAATTCTTGGAGGAGTTTTTATATGAGTGATTTACAATTCATGTTTGCTCAGTTGCTTTCCAGCAATATCCCGCCCGACAAGACCGACCTCGGCGGCGAGACTATCGCATCGGTAGTTATCACGGGTATTTCCGTGGTGTTCATGGGTCTGATAATCCTGATCCTGCTCGTAACGCTTTACGGCAAGATATTCGAGGGCATCAACAAGAGCGCGGAAGCTAAGGCAAAGGCAAAGGCAGAAGCCGAGGCAGCTGCAAAAGCAAAGGCAGCAGAAGCCGAAGT
Encoded proteins:
- a CDS encoding OadG family transporter subunit, with the protein product MSDLQFMFAQLLSSNIPPDKTDLGGETIASVVITGISVVFMGLIILILLVTLYGKIFEGINKSAEAKAKAKAEAEAAAKAKAAEAEVKETPAPAPAPAPAVEDGIEEEVVAAIMGALSAMYAGSGKKPVLKGVKAAKPRRSAWSAAGIMDNTRPF
- a CDS encoding class I SAM-dependent methyltransferase, producing the protein MTSKEYKELSVKEFTKAAEIYESDNAGVYNMCKKDYPDVLAEIEKEPFNDLLDCGCGTGPMLTLLHRKYPDKRYTGIDLTPKMIEIAKRKKMKGVELVVGDCENLPFDDDSFDVVICCESFHHYPNPGDFFSSVYRVLRPNGRLILRDMTMSSDAVRWFCNNIEMPLIHLAGKGDVRIYGREDIRKLCKNARLKMESFEKRGFCRMHCVARKVQKTEDQYESIESSYKKSRNIYDDVLTQDKWWSKLYMNLFWNGVDDNKIAEKVLSYIPDDFSGRLLDVPVGTAVFTHKKYSSLKNADITCLDYSEDMLAQARERMGNIDNVKLVQGDVGKLPYRNGSFDIVLSMNGFHAFPDKSAAFRETFRVLKKGGKFIACFYIKGESKITDCLVRNFLAKKGWFTPPFDTVEKLKRRLQKVYAITDLRVEGSIVYFCAVKR
- the yicI gene encoding alpha-xylosidase; the encoded protein is MKFADGFWLNQRGYEVNYMVQAYDVVEIENGFMVVATPFSGKERYKLLGSANLEITYTSEFENVIRVNMTHHKGYKDNGPHFVLNKGSFKPVVNITEHEAVLVSGDTKVVVSRDDWNVSYFYKDKKLTSGGWRSTGVIKESAFKQQARMAVQADDTFWSYPADPHKTYIREQLDTSVGEYFYGFGEKFTTFTKNGQNVEIWNADGGTCSDQSYKSVPFYVSSRGYGIFVNSTDKVSFEVCSDTVSKVSFTLPGENMEYFVFGGENLTEVMKGYTDLTGKPSLPPAFSFGLWLTSSFTTSYDEATITGFIDGMAERDIPLQVFHFDCFWMKGLEWCNFEWDTEQFPDPEGLLKRLHETKGLKTCVWINPYVGQRSRLFDEGMEHGYFIKNTDGSVFQCDEWQPGMAIVDFTNPDACKWYAGYLRKLCEMGVDTFKTDFGERIPTRDVVYHNGADPIKMHNFYTYLYNECVFNVLKEYYGENKACLFARSATAGGQKFPVHWGGDCSGNYNSMAEVVRGCLSLCISGFGYTSHDMAGFEATATPDIYKRWAAFGLFSTHSRLHGNQSYRVPWLFDEESCDVLRFFTKKKGELMPYIWSQAIKTHEVGVTMMRAMVIDFADDPACLTLDRQYMLGDNILVAPILNEDGIAQYYVPEGRWTDIITGKVFEGGRWYTHKCSYFEIPALARPNSIIAYGNFKRDIEYDYLDGTNFTIYEPEDGKTILCPIYDTETNKVFELKATRIGNKIECEYTDTKAGFRISVANTDKCAEVTPAAGNGKVIIEL
- a CDS encoding mechanosensitive ion channel family protein → MLDRFLIRLEDMLPNLLAACIILAGGYLAQTVTLRLMGKALKLKHVDATVHKFLMSMVKVVITVIVAVSALSAMKVPMSSILAAIGTAGIAIGLALQDSLSNVAGGFLILFAKPFRCGDYITIGSDEGTVDMITMLYTKLNTIENKAVYIPNSIASKSSVTNCTAEKNRCIELKFPISYSEDHKKVMEIVRGVLQADDRILSVPAKPLVVIGEHGTHAVIILTRSWVKTENYWQTRWDMLQKVKEAFDENGIQIPFEQLDVHMKDK
- a CDS encoding CapA family protein; translation: MHLRAKRFAVLMCAAVMAVCTGCASMGVRDTEGLDNGKELAAGREKMLSQSKKKADEETTPDEEQTDKQPIPEGQPSNVVSLLCAGDNLVHDNIYNEAWHKGGDTHYDFTDAYRNVERYLDGTDIAILNQETLVTDDYGPQSFPMFATPTANGDHMVDIGFNVISMSNNHVLDMGGDGLISSLDYWDSKDVVHYGAYRDEADSENIRIKEVNGITFAFLGYMEHTNGYYIEDGEPGKVIYLENEDIVERQVRAANELADVVVVSCHFGTEIENELNSVQETMAPRLVEWGADLIIGTQAHTINTCNYIDKPDGGKAFCYYGLGNFISTMYDLRAPVGIIGKLNVVKDPETGTISFENVKAIPIISHFEAESYDGDWYNCAEYPYKDYTDDMFEKNYIEGFNRQCVEDCLSYIPDEFLSIE